A window of Oncorhynchus masou masou isolate Uvic2021 chromosome 16, UVic_Omas_1.1, whole genome shotgun sequence genomic DNA:
taccatgacggcctaggaacagtgggttaactgccttgttcaggggcagaacaacagatttttaccttgtcagcttggggattcaatctcgccacctttcggttactagtccaacactctaaccactaggctaccgaaCCACTAGGCTATGTCAGAGTATTACACAATGAACACATTTCGGCTTGTGTATGGAAAGTAATTTACGGCTTCAAAAATAGATTCTCTGTTGGttaattaaatatatttaaaagtcCATGACAAATAACTTGAGCACTCCAACTCCTGCCGTAACAAGTAAGTTCCTTATTCCATGTAGTTACGGTACATAACTACTCTGTTAAACAAAATGTAATCATTCAATGATACACAGCGATGTCAGTAAAGTAAATACTTTTACGCATTAGTGCCAACAACAAAACAGTCCACAGCAAGTTCAACAACTCCAACAACCCCCTCCAGTACACGATCAAAGAAACAAATCAATAATGTCATTTCATTGGACCTACGGTATTTCCTTGTGGTATTATTGAGTCGGGCATCACCAATATTCCAGTAACACCAATATGTTATATATCATGTTTTTATGTTCCACTGTACCTCAGTACCAACATAAAAACACAGAAAGTTCAACAACTCCAACAACACCCTCCTTAATTTGACCTATTTCCTTGTTACATGTTTGAAAGAAGTTGGACATTGCAAAAAACAGTTACTCTAATGTCTTCATTAAATTGTTTTTCTGTTCCACTGTGCCCTAGTGCGAACAAAACAAAACGGTCAAAAGCAACCTCAGTTATACAAATGTGTAATTACATTTTTAACTTCCGTATTCTTATattttgttctgttttttttttttagaaaacaCACTGAACCTACAATTTTCTATGGCTATCACCTTTGACTCTAACTTCAATGATGAAAATAATGCCATGTTTAAAGATATTGATCAAACTGTGAGTATACTATATTCCCTCATGCTTATCACAATGTCCATGTGCTGTAATGTAAAGTGTCAACCTGGACTCATGgttagatgtaacatagtaaatgtaaatcggtctcactccatttagtatgacaGATTaaatttcgtatggtatgtattaatttgtggatgtccattgtAAATTTCGCATGATATGTGACAAATTACAATTTGTTTGATATGTACCAAATGTTCATTTCATGTCCTTTTCAATAATTTATTTTAAATCACTCTTGATCAATAATCATTTCACTGTCTCACACAGATCAAAGTCATATATAAGAGAAACATGCGAGGCTTCATATCAGCAAAGTTAAACAGGTTAAAGTAAGTTTTGCTCCAGTGTTATTACCTCTATTCAATACTTTATCATTTTATATTATTTCATTTCATGTGCTAATGATTTGAATATTCAAATACTAAATGTCACCTTAAATTTCTCAACGTTCAGTTTAATGTATAATTTCAATCCCAATGTAACAAACGTCTTCTTCGTCTGATgatgagtaggaaggatcggGCCAAAATGCAGCGTTGTAAGTGTCCATGATAATTTATTATATCAGAACACGAGAAAATTAAAAATTAGCAAATTGCAGGAAAGCAATGAAAATCGAAATAGTTCtgtatggtgaaaacacagacacagaaaacaactacccacaaacaccaggtgggaacaggctacctaagtatggttctcaatcagagacaacgattgacagctgcctctgattgggaaccataccaggccaaacacatagaactataacacacagaacaaacatagaatgcccaccccaactcacgccctgaccaaactacaATAGAGACAtcaaaaaggaactaaggtcaggacgtgacactcaGGTGATTTTGAGGGATGTATGGGCCATATAATAGTTGCTGCACAAATGTAAAGAATTGAAGGTTGCTGAAATTCTAACAATTTAAACTGTGGTCTAAAATATCCAATATAACAAATACATTTTCAGTATATGCCCCAGAGCCGTGGCGGTTCTAACTTGTATGGCACCCTGGGCGAACCACCGTTTTCATGATATCATTGATGTGATgtgcaaatgagcgatagaaaactGATTGCGCAAATGTCACCATTCTAAAAAATGTTGTGCGGGCGACCCGTACCGCCCCCGGCAAGATGCCGCCCAGGGCGGCTGCCCATATCGCCTATACTTAAATCTGCCACTGCCCCAGAGACAAGCGTTTCCCCTCGAAATGAAAAGAACTTGGGGTTGATGTTATACAGTGTATCTATGGGCTATTTTTGCTAATGTACACATGCATGCTATTCATTTGTGAATATGTTTTCTGATATTTCTTTCTCACATGAATAGAAGTGGAAGTGTTATTGCAGATTTTACTGTTATAACAACAATTGTCGATAATGTGGAAATTGCAAAAGCAAAAGCGGATATTGTCTCAACACTTGGAGAAAAATATAACATAAGTAAGTACTTGATTAGGTTAGTATTTGGTGGATTTGGTGGACCAAGTTAGTTATTACTTGTCCTGAAATAcattcaaaaaagtatttagatCAGTTTAAACTGTGGCAGCAGTACATGTCAGTTGATTTTAGATGAATTGTTCATTTTTTTGCTTTTCTGGTGTGCATCAAAAATATTGTATCAAGAATTTCGCTTAAATTCGCCTTCATGTAATCCCATAATTCATGACATGTAATCTACAGTTGTAATATCTATAAGATTACAATTATAAATATTGTATCATTTCACAAATCCCATTGTTCTCTAGGGTTTACCTGCTTGAATAATACGATCTTTGGCAGTGGACAAGTGAATGAGATAGTTGTAGCTGACTGCAAATTGGATGAAGTAGGTCAAAAGACTGCTATTTGTCAAGAAAATGGACATTTTTCAGTTCGGGAGAATAACTGTGTCTTAAAAGAAattgaaaacctgttttttttaTCTCAGGTAATATGTTAACATAAAAACATTTTCACTGGATATAAAATATACTCTATATAAAAATGGTTTAGTAATGATGGTATTGCTTtgttacagtactgtatatagtatcaATCCTTATATACACTTGTATTGTTTTTCTTTCATCACTTTAAATCCACACAGGCTTTAGTGGGGACTGGTCTTCCAGTTTTTTTGGAAAGACTCCGCAACAGCACTTTTAACCTCCTGGATAGAATAGTTGCATCACCTGCAACTATTTCTACTATTGTTAATATTCTAAAAAATGTTGCAAATGTGTCCCGAAGTACCCCAATAAACAAACCATTGATGAAGGTATGTTGACATCAACAGTTTCACTTTTATTAGGATTTCAGTAATCCTGTACTAATTCTGATTTCTATCTTGATCTCTAGAATTTCCTGGAAACGGCAGGTGTACTTACTTCCAAAGGAGCAAAAGCCTCCTGGGATGTTCTAAACACCAACCTCAACAAAACCGAAAGCTCAGCCTTTCTGGGCACCGTTGAAACAATTTCCAATTTCCTTACCGATGACTTTTTTGACATAGAAACGTCAAGGATTATTTTAAACAAAACCACAGTCAACAACTCAATAAACAACTTATTCAATTTAAACTCATCTGTTCTGATAGACATACCGGCATCTGAAGCTTCCTTCAATTCAATCACCATAATAACATTTGACTCCTTGGATAATGTTTTACCTGCGAGAAACAGCAGCAGTCTGAACAACAGCGTCAACACCATCAACGGAAAAGTGGTTCTGGTGAAGGTGAATGGCACAGTCAAGAATGTGACGTTCCGTTTTGACGTACTGAACAAGACACAAGCCAATCATCAGTGTGTTTTCTGGAACTTCAACCTTTTTGACGGCCTTGGAGGATGGGATGATAAAGGATGTGAACTGCAGTCTGAAAAGAATGACACTGTCACCTGTCACTGTAATCATCTGACCTCCTTCTCCATTTTGATGTCGCCTTCCATTCCAGCTGTGTTGCGTGACGCTTTGGAACTTATCACTTACATTGGAGTTGGCATATCAATGGGTTGCTTGGTCGTGTGTCTCATCATTGAGATGTTGGTATGGAATGCTGTGACTGGAAACAACACATCTTACATGCGTCATGTCTCTATAGTGAACATCGCCGTTTCCCTTCTGATTGCTAACATTTGGTTCATTATTGGTGCAGCAATTTCCGAAAATGAAAAAAAAGATCTTGCTGCGTGTTCCACAGCAACATTTTTCATCCACTTTTTCTACCTGGCTCTGTTTTTCTGGATGTTGGTCTCAGGCCTTTTGCTGCTCTACCGGACTGTCATGGTGTTCTCTCACATGTCTAAACCAGCAATGTTGGCCATCAGTTTTTCTTTGGGCTATGGAGCTCCCCTCATCATTGCTGTCATAACTATCGCAGTGACAGCCCCAGGGAAACAATACATCAGAGATAATGATGGGGTTTGCTGGCTCAACTGGAAAGATTCAAACGCCCTTCTGGCTTTTGTGATCCCTGCCCTGACCATAGTGGTCATCAACCTTTTGATCCTGATTGTGGTTCTGTTCAAAATGCTGAGGAGAGGTGTGAGGGATGTTACTCAGCCAGATGAGAGAAATGTTTTGGTGGTCATCGCCAGGTGTCTGGCCATTCTGACTCCCTTCTTTGGTACTACCTGGGGACTAGGAGTAGGAACCATGACTACACCAAACAATCGAGGAATCCATATTGTGTTTGCAATCTTCAATTCATTACAGGTATTTAACTCAGCTAAATAACACTAGTAAATAACTGGTCCTCGGTTAAGTGCAATTGACTTGAAAGATGTTTTCTTTTAAATGCATTATTCCCGATGGCATGTTATACTAAGTTAAGATTTGGATGAATGTTTACAATTAAATATATACTGAATTTGGTATAGTAATTCCATCCTTCACCATGTTATCATTCAAAGGGTTTGTTCATCTTGGTATTTGGAACACTTTTGGACAAAAAGGTATGTTCATGACCCACATACTGATACCTCTCATATTATGTATTGTAATGTGCTTTGTAATGACAATTAATATATTTGATGAACTCCTTGTCTGTGCTTTCAGATCCGGGAAGCTCTGACACGAAGGTCACAAGTGTCCTCCAACCGCAAAAAGGTAAGGGATTTTTGTCACGTGctctgaaatgcttacttacaggctctaaccaatagtgcaaaaaagttattatcttcttgaaactccccatcccggatccgggtttgtgactaaagcctcaggctcattagcataacgcaacgttaacgatttctgaaaatcgcaaataaaatgaaaataatgcgtctgctctcaagcttagccttttcttaacaacactgtcatctcagattttcaaaatatgcttttgaaccatagaaattgactaatttgtgtaagagtatgcaaagctagcatagcattttgagtagcatttagcacgcaacattttcacgaaaaccagataacc
This region includes:
- the LOC135557647 gene encoding adhesion G protein-coupled receptor F5-like, whose translation is MASPKTVWYLSVLLVFCSSLEKQDCLETPNVTSEESPTDGSQVPSGEKREVTATLIEKVGEVELDVYNIPLEDIHYLKFHVKSVTYPILISSVLIVTDINITTECSSDPSGFRCRCEDQYSWSCDQCSSDGSCGEIVDGKTCGCLNNYPSDGKFCQPITNLTACPSPTTTAEPSTTYGEILEIELDMTDISATLIDVLRASVSGLTYPVLISNVLSVTEVNFTTACYPNNTCRCEDQYGWSCDQCLSYGSCDNITDDSCGCIKAIPSYGPFCQPITNLMACTTPSPTPALPAEEKTENTLNLQFSMAITFDSNFNDENNAMFKDIDQTIKVIYKRNMRGFISAKLNRLKSGSVIADFTVITTIVDNVEIAKAKADIVSTLGEKYNIRFTCLNNTIFGSGQVNEIVVADCKLDEVGQKTAICQENGHFSVRENNCVLKEIENLFFLSQALVGTGLPVFLERLRNSTFNLLDRIVASPATISTIVNILKNVANVSRSTPINKPLMKNFLETAGVLTSKGAKASWDVLNTNLNKTESSAFLGTVETISNFLTDDFFDIETSRIILNKTTVNNSINNLFNLNSSVLIDIPASEASFNSITIITFDSLDNVLPARNSSSLNNSVNTINGKVVLVKVNGTVKNVTFRFDVLNKTQANHQCVFWNFNLFDGLGGWDDKGCELQSEKNDTVTCHCNHLTSFSILMSPSIPAVLRDALELITYIGVGISMGCLVVCLIIEMLVWNAVTGNNTSYMRHVSIVNIAVSLLIANIWFIIGAAISENEKKDLAACSTATFFIHFFYLALFFWMLVSGLLLLYRTVMVFSHMSKPAMLAISFSLGYGAPLIIAVITIAVTAPGKQYIRDNDGVCWLNWKDSNALLAFVIPALTIVVINLLILIVVLFKMLRRGVRDVTQPDERNVLVVIARCLAILTPFFGTTWGLGVGTMTTPNNRGIHIVFAIFNSLQGLFILVFGTLLDKKIREALTRRSQVSSNRKKTTSAATSSSGGLGFFRIRRRNVFNVSAAPTSSPTGAS